In Rahnella variigena, one DNA window encodes the following:
- the apaH gene encoding bis(5'-nucleosyl)-tetraphosphatase (symmetrical) ApaH produces the protein MSTYLIGDVHGCIDELKALLAQVDFDPQNDVLWLTGDLVARGPSSLDVLRFVSGLGDSVRMVLGNHDLHLLAVYAGISFNKPKDRITPLLEAEDADELINWLRRQPVLQVDDELKLVMAHAGITPQWDLETAQMCAREVESVLSSDTYPLFLDAMYGDMPNNWHPELSGLARLRFSTNAFTRMRYCFPNGQLDMICKDVPESAPKPLKPWFDIPGPVREAGYSIAFGHWASLEGKGAPEGIYALDTGCCWGGDLTMLRWEDKTYFTQPSNRHSEKEQSEIPKAI, from the coding sequence ATGTCGACATATCTTATTGGTGATGTTCACGGCTGCATCGATGAACTCAAGGCGCTATTGGCGCAGGTGGATTTTGATCCGCAAAATGATGTCCTGTGGCTGACCGGTGATCTGGTTGCCCGCGGTCCGTCCTCTCTTGACGTGCTGCGTTTTGTCAGCGGTTTGGGCGATTCGGTTCGCATGGTGCTCGGGAACCATGATCTGCATCTGCTGGCGGTTTACGCCGGCATCAGCTTTAACAAACCGAAAGATCGCATCACGCCTCTGCTTGAAGCCGAAGATGCTGATGAGCTGATCAACTGGCTGCGACGTCAGCCGGTATTGCAGGTAGACGATGAGCTGAAGCTGGTCATGGCACACGCCGGGATCACGCCGCAGTGGGATCTCGAAACGGCGCAGATGTGCGCCCGTGAAGTGGAATCCGTGCTGAGCAGCGACACCTATCCGCTATTTCTGGATGCGATGTATGGCGATATGCCAAACAATTGGCACCCGGAGCTTTCGGGCCTGGCACGCCTGCGTTTCAGCACCAACGCGTTTACCCGTATGCGCTACTGTTTCCCAAACGGTCAGCTGGACATGATTTGCAAAGATGTGCCGGAAAGCGCGCCAAAACCGCTCAAACCCTGGTTTGATATTCCGGGTCCTGTCCGGGAAGCAGGTTACAGCATTGCGTTTGGTCACTGGGCGTCCCTGGAAGGAAAAGGCGCGCCGGAAGGTATTTACGCACTCGATACCGGTTGTTGCTGGGGCGGAGATCTGACGATGCTACGCTGGGAAGATAAAACCTACTTCACGCAGCCGTCCAACCGCCACAGCGAAAAAGAGCAGTCTGAGATCCCAAAAGCGATTTAA
- a CDS encoding threonine/serine ThrE exporter family protein yields the protein MQDPVIEYPVRESPEAHHQREITRLCIECALILLQHGAESMLVEQLSARLGVALGMDRVESSISANAIVLSTLSGGYCLTSTRKNVDRGINMQVVTEVQHTVILAEHKLLDSALVAKRLQKIKPLRYPRWLMVLMVALSCGCFSKLNGGGWDAFIVTFLASGVAMAVRQSLTAQHMNPLINFCCTAFVATSISGLLLRLGIFDQSSNVAMAASVLLLVPGFPLINAVADMFKGHVNTGLARWTMASLLTLATCIGVVMAMALWDLRGWS from the coding sequence ATGCAGGATCCGGTCATAGAATACCCGGTGCGTGAAAGCCCCGAGGCGCATCATCAGCGTGAAATTACCCGGTTATGCATCGAATGTGCCCTGATACTGTTGCAGCATGGCGCGGAAAGTATGCTGGTCGAACAGCTGTCGGCAAGACTTGGTGTCGCGCTGGGCATGGACCGGGTGGAAAGCTCAATCTCCGCCAATGCCATTGTGCTCAGCACGCTCAGCGGCGGTTACTGCCTGACCTCAACGCGTAAAAATGTCGATCGCGGGATCAACATGCAGGTGGTGACCGAAGTCCAGCACACGGTGATTCTGGCTGAGCATAAACTGCTCGACAGCGCGCTGGTGGCAAAACGCCTGCAAAAAATCAAACCGCTGCGCTATCCGCGCTGGCTGATGGTGCTGATGGTGGCGCTCTCCTGCGGGTGTTTCAGCAAACTTAACGGCGGCGGATGGGATGCTTTCATCGTCACCTTTTTAGCCAGCGGCGTCGCTATGGCCGTTCGCCAAAGTCTGACTGCGCAGCACATGAATCCGCTGATCAACTTTTGCTGTACTGCATTTGTGGCGACCTCCATTTCAGGGCTGTTGTTGCGGCTGGGCATTTTTGATCAGTCGTCAAACGTCGCCATGGCCGCCAGTGTATTATTGCTGGTGCCGGGTTTTCCGCTGATTAACGCTGTGGCGGATATGTTCAAGGGGCATGTGAATACCGGGCTGGCACGCTGGACGATGGCAAGTCTGCTGACGCTGGCAACCTGCATCGGTGTGGTCATGGCCATGGCGCTGTGGGATTTGCGGGGGTGGTCATGA
- the apaG gene encoding Co2+/Mg2+ efflux protein ApaG, whose amino-acid sequence MLNSPRVCVQVQSIYVESQSIPEEERFVFAYTITIRNLGRFNVQLLRRYWLITNSNGRQTEVQGEGVIGEQPLILPGNEFHYTSGAILETPLGTMEGHYEMVAQDGEAFRVPVPVFRLAIPTLIN is encoded by the coding sequence ATGCTTAATTCGCCCCGCGTTTGTGTTCAGGTGCAAAGTATCTACGTTGAGTCACAGTCGATACCGGAAGAAGAACGTTTTGTCTTCGCTTACACCATCACCATCCGCAATCTGGGGCGTTTTAATGTCCAACTGCTTCGCCGTTACTGGCTGATTACCAACAGTAATGGCCGCCAGACAGAAGTTCAGGGCGAAGGGGTCATCGGTGAACAACCGCTGATCCTGCCTGGCAATGAATTTCACTATACCAGCGGCGCGATTTTAGAAACGCCGCTGGGCACGATGGAAGGCCATTATGAAATGGTCGCACAAGACGGTGAAGCCTTCCGTGTGCCTGTTCCGGTCTTCCGCCTCGCCATCCCTACGCTGATAAATTAA
- the folA gene encoding type 3 dihydrofolate reductase yields MIISLIAALATDRVIGMENAMPWHLPGDLAWFKRNTLNKPVIMGRKTFESIGRPLPGRLNIVISSKPGEHEGVTWVTSVDAALAAAGDVEEVMVMGGGRVYEQLLPKANRLYLTHIDAEVEGDTHFPDYEPDDWESTFSEFHDADEQNSHGYCFEILDRRA; encoded by the coding sequence ATGATTATTAGCCTGATCGCCGCACTGGCGACCGATCGCGTTATTGGCATGGAAAACGCTATGCCTTGGCATTTACCCGGTGATCTGGCCTGGTTCAAGCGTAATACGCTGAACAAACCTGTCATCATGGGACGCAAGACGTTTGAGTCAATCGGACGCCCATTGCCTGGCCGGCTGAATATCGTCATCAGCTCTAAACCGGGCGAACATGAAGGCGTGACCTGGGTAACGTCCGTTGACGCTGCACTGGCGGCGGCCGGTGATGTGGAAGAAGTGATGGTGATGGGCGGAGGCCGCGTTTACGAGCAGTTGCTGCCAAAAGCTAACCGTTTATACCTGACTCACATCGACGCAGAAGTGGAAGGCGACACGCATTTCCCTGATTACGAGCCGGATGACTGGGAAAGCACCTTCAGCGAATTCCATGATGCGGATGAGCAGAACTCCCACGGTTATTGCTTTGAAATTCTCGATCGCCGCGCCTGA
- the rsmA gene encoding 16S rRNA (adenine(1518)-N(6)/adenine(1519)-N(6))-dimethyltransferase RsmA, with product MNSRVHQGHFARKRFGQNFLTDQFVIDSIVSAIHPMPGEAVVEIGPGLAALTEPVASRLDSMTVIELDRDLATRLENNPKFQGKLRVIQSDAMKINFGELSEELGQPLRVFGNLPYNISTPLMFHLFTYTNAIKDMHFMLQKEVVNRLVAGPNSKAYGRLTVMAQYYCNVIPVLEVPPESFTPAPKVESAVVRLVPHEVIPYPVPDIRILSRLTTDAFNQRRKTVRNSLGHLFTPEQMTELGLDLSMRAENISVEQFCKLANWLSTRPKTPEPQE from the coding sequence TTGGGCAAAACTTCTTAACCGATCAGTTTGTTATCGATAGCATCGTGTCGGCCATTCACCCTATGCCGGGTGAAGCTGTCGTTGAAATCGGTCCGGGTCTGGCAGCATTAACTGAGCCTGTCGCTTCACGTCTGGACAGCATGACGGTGATCGAACTCGACCGTGATCTGGCAACGCGTCTGGAAAATAACCCTAAGTTTCAGGGAAAATTGCGGGTCATTCAGTCTGACGCAATGAAAATCAATTTCGGCGAGCTGTCTGAAGAACTCGGTCAGCCACTGCGCGTCTTTGGTAACCTGCCGTACAACATTTCTACGCCACTGATGTTTCATTTGTTCACCTATACCAACGCCATCAAAGACATGCATTTTATGTTGCAGAAGGAAGTGGTAAACCGTCTGGTTGCAGGTCCGAACAGCAAAGCGTATGGTCGTTTAACGGTGATGGCGCAATATTATTGCAACGTGATCCCGGTGCTGGAAGTTCCACCAGAATCCTTCACACCGGCGCCGAAAGTGGAATCCGCTGTGGTACGTTTAGTGCCGCATGAAGTGATCCCGTATCCGGTCCCGGATATTCGCATTCTGAGCCGTCTGACTACCGATGCGTTCAACCAGCGTCGTAAAACCGTACGCAACAGCCTCGGCCATCTGTTCACACCAGAGCAAATGACCGAACTGGGCTTAGATCTCAGCATGCGTGCTGAAAATATTTCTGTAGAGCAATTCTGTAAACTGGCTAACTGGTTGTCCACACGACCTAAAACCCCGGAACCTCAGGAGTAG
- a CDS encoding threonine/serine exporter, with translation MSLLWALIEDMIFAAVPALGFAMVFNVPRRALPYCALLGGLGHGTRMLLIHGGINIEWASLLAAILIGIMGIRWSRWLLAHPKVFTVAAVIPMFPGISAYTAMISVVEISHLGYSEALLSTALTNFLKASFIVGALSIGLSLPGLWLYRKRPGV, from the coding sequence ATGAGTCTTTTATGGGCGCTGATCGAGGACATGATTTTTGCCGCGGTGCCTGCGCTGGGCTTTGCGATGGTGTTTAATGTTCCACGCCGGGCATTACCCTATTGCGCACTGCTTGGCGGGCTCGGCCATGGCACCCGGATGTTACTTATTCATGGCGGGATCAACATTGAGTGGGCGTCCCTGCTGGCGGCTATACTGATTGGCATTATGGGCATTCGCTGGTCACGCTGGTTGCTGGCGCATCCTAAAGTTTTCACCGTTGCCGCCGTTATACCGATGTTCCCCGGTATATCAGCCTACACGGCGATGATTTCCGTGGTGGAGATTTCTCACCTTGGCTACAGCGAGGCATTGCTGTCGACGGCGCTTACCAATTTTCTAAAAGCCAGTTTTATCGTCGGAGCTTTATCTATCGGATTATCATTACCGGGATTGTGGCTGTACCGTAAACGCCCCGGTGTGTAA